The uncultured Methanomethylovorans sp. genome contains a region encoding:
- a CDS encoding NAD(P)-dependent alcohol dehydrogenase — MKAVVCPKYGPPEVFRLDEVEKPVPGDNEVLIKVHAANVTPADVAFRKGHPFMSRLFTGLLKPKFIPGDELAGEIEDVGKNVRGFKQGDKVFGSSGTTFGAHAEYVCLPEEAALSMKPDNTDYGEAVAICYSGLTALPFLRDKAGIKGGQQILINGASSSIGTLAVQLARYYGTEVTGVCSTANLEMVRSLGADRVIDYTREDFTKSGQKYDIIFDVVAKSSFSRCKNALKPDGIYLTTFPSPGIMLQSIWTSKFSRKKAMFEATGLRSAREKSKDLLFLKELTEAGKLKSVIDRSYPLEQIAEAHIYVEKGHKKGNVIITL, encoded by the coding sequence ATGAAAGCAGTTGTATGCCCAAAATACGGCCCTCCTGAAGTTTTTCGGCTGGATGAGGTTGAAAAGCCCGTTCCCGGGGATAATGAAGTACTGATAAAGGTTCACGCAGCAAACGTAACTCCTGCAGATGTCGCTTTTCGAAAAGGCCATCCTTTCATGTCGAGATTATTCACTGGCCTCCTCAAACCAAAATTCATACCTGGGGACGAGCTGGCCGGAGAAATTGAAGATGTAGGCAAGAACGTCAGGGGATTCAAGCAAGGTGACAAGGTTTTCGGATCAAGTGGTACCACTTTTGGTGCCCATGCAGAATATGTATGTCTGCCCGAAGAAGCGGCACTATCAATGAAACCTGACAACACAGATTATGGAGAAGCTGTAGCAATCTGCTATTCAGGTTTAACAGCATTGCCTTTCCTTAGAGACAAAGCAGGTATCAAGGGAGGGCAGCAAATCCTCATCAATGGTGCTTCCAGTTCGATCGGGACTCTTGCGGTGCAGCTTGCCAGATACTATGGGACAGAAGTGACCGGTGTATGCAGTACTGCAAATCTTGAAATGGTCAGATCGCTTGGTGCCGATAGAGTGATAGACTATACCAGAGAAGATTTCACCAAATCGGGCCAGAAGTACGATATAATTTTTGACGTAGTGGCCAAGAGCTCATTCTCACGATGCAAAAATGCTCTCAAGCCTGATGGGATCTATCTTACCACTTTTCCTTCGCCGGGGATAATGCTTCAGTCGATATGGACCTCAAAATTCAGCCGCAAAAAGGCGATGTTTGAGGCCACCGGTCTGAGATCGGCACGAGAAAAATCTAAAGACTTGCTTTTCCTTAAAGAGCTGACTGAGGCCGGAAAGTTAAAATCCGTCATTGATAGGAGTTATCCGCTGGAACAGATTGCTGAGGCGCATATATATGTTGAAAAAGGGCACAAGAAGGGAAATGTGATTATAACGTTATAA